In Xanthomonas theicola, a single genomic region encodes these proteins:
- a CDS encoding IS5 family transposase (programmed frameshift), which translates to MEITPAQSSLIEHCLPAQRGNVSMTNLQVVNAILYVAEHGCKWRGLPKRFGNWHTVYTRMNRWAKAGVLDRMLAQLQKSQIVRIKIEAISLDSTSIKVHPDGTGAFKKNGPQAVGKSRGGWNTKIHMVAADARTAITFGLTPGNVHDAPAGRTLLEHLAPVERPIHLLMDRAYEGNQTRQLALDLGFVPVVPPKSNRVEPWEYNREMYKRRNEVERLFRRLKGYRRIFSRFEKLDAMFLGFLSFVLVVDGLRMC; encoded by the exons ATGGAGATCACGCCAGCACAATCTTCCCTAATCGAACACTGCCTGCCGGCACAGCGCGGCAATGTCAGCATGACCAACCTGCAAGTGGTCAACGCCATCCTTTACGTTGCCGAGCATGGCTGCAAATGGCGCGGCCTGCCCAAGCGCTTTGGCAACTGGCACACGGTGTACACACGCATGAACCGCTGGGCCAAGGCGGGTGTGCTGGACCGGATGTTGGCCCAATTGCAGAAGTCCCAGATCGTGCGCATCAAAATCGAAGCAATCTCGCTGGACTCCACCAGCATCAAGGTGCATCCCGATGGCACGGGCGCAT TTAAAAAAAACGGTCCGCAGGCCGTCGGCAAGTCCCGCGGTGGATGGAACACCAAGATTCATATGGTTGCCGCAGATGCTCGAACAGCCATCACCTTTGGATTGACGCCTGGTAACGTGCATGACGCACCTGCAGGCCGCACGTTGCTTGAACACCTGGCGCCAGTGGAGCGGCCGATTCATTTGTTGATGGACCGTGCCTACGAAGGCAACCAAACCCGCCAGTTGGCGCTCGATCTTGGCTTCGTGCCGGTGGTCCCGCCGAAATCCAATCGGGTCGAGCCTTGGGAATACAACCGGGAGATGTACAAGCGGCGCAACGAAGTGGAGAGACTGTTCCGTCGCCTGAAAGGCTACCGCCGGATTTTCTCGCGCTTCGAGAAGCTGGATGCCATGTTCCTTGGATTCCTCAGCTTCGTCCTGGTCGTTGATGGGCTTCGGATGTGTTAA
- a CDS encoding magnesium and cobalt transport protein CorA, whose translation MACVPENPACVINCVHYDGHGRRRDIALAQISDVLAGDDGFVWVGMYEPADDVLQQLQEEFQLHDLAIEDTRKAHQRPKVEAYGNSLFLAVHTAQVIDERIVYGETHAFLGARFLLTVRHGASLPYAPVRERLEREAALMQLGPSYALYAVLDYIVDNYQPILDEFRHSLERLEKDIFAEAYRRDTAIRLYELKRELNQMRLGVAPLQDVLAHLKRTPGPLIPDEVRLYVRDVLDHAVRTNEAIDTLREMLGTALSVNLSLVTLAQGETVKRLGAWAALLAAPTLITSWYGMNFKQMPELEWPWAYPLMVGGVAAVCLGLYVAFKRARWL comes from the coding sequence ATGGCCTGCGTTCCCGAAAATCCCGCCTGCGTCATCAACTGCGTGCACTACGACGGCCACGGCCGCCGCCGCGACATCGCCCTGGCGCAGATCAGCGACGTGCTGGCCGGCGACGACGGCTTCGTCTGGGTCGGCATGTACGAACCGGCCGACGACGTGCTGCAGCAGCTGCAGGAAGAGTTCCAGCTGCACGACCTGGCGATCGAGGACACGCGCAAGGCGCACCAGCGGCCCAAGGTCGAGGCCTACGGTAATTCACTGTTCCTGGCGGTGCACACCGCGCAGGTGATCGACGAGCGCATCGTCTACGGCGAGACCCACGCCTTCCTCGGCGCGCGTTTCCTGCTGACCGTGCGCCACGGCGCCTCGCTGCCGTACGCGCCGGTGCGCGAACGCCTGGAGCGCGAGGCGGCGCTGATGCAGCTCGGCCCGTCCTACGCGCTGTACGCGGTGCTGGACTACATCGTCGACAACTACCAGCCGATCCTGGACGAATTCCGGCACAGCCTGGAGCGCCTGGAGAAGGACATCTTCGCCGAGGCCTACCGCCGCGACACCGCGATCCGCCTGTACGAACTCAAGCGCGAGCTCAACCAGATGCGCCTGGGCGTGGCGCCGCTGCAGGACGTGCTGGCCCACCTCAAGCGCACCCCCGGCCCGCTGATCCCCGACGAAGTGCGGCTGTACGTGCGCGACGTGCTCGACCACGCGGTGCGCACCAACGAGGCGATCGACACCTTGCGCGAGATGCTGGGCACCGCGCTGAGCGTGAACCTGTCGCTGGTGACCCTGGCCCAGGGCGAGACGGTCAAGCGCCTGGGCGCCTGGGCCGCGCTGCTGGCCGCCCCGACCCTGATCACCAGCTGGTACGGCATGAACTTCAAGCAGATGCCGGAACTGGAATGGCCCTGGGCCTACCCGCTGATGGTCGGCGGCGTGGCCGCGGTGTGCCTGGGGCTGTATGTGGCGTTCAAGCGGGCGCGGTGGTTGTGA
- a CDS encoding NAD-dependent succinate-semialdehyde dehydrogenase has translation MPYDTVNPATGQVEYRLALMDAAVVEQRLAASAQAFPAWAATPLEQRGALLRQVGAQLRARRGDIQRVMTAEMGKLRKEALAEIDKCADACDYYAEHAADYLRELPIATDAQRSYVRYEPLGCVLAVMPWNFPIWQVFRFLAPALMAGNVTLLKHASNVPRCADAIHAALAAAGVPTGVFDVLHIDNDQAAEVLRDARIAAVTLTGSERAGRSIAANAGGQLKKCVMELGGSDAFVVLDDADLELTVAAAVKSRFDNAGQTCIAAKRFVVVEAIADDFVRRFVAAAAERRLGDPQDEATTLAPLARQDLRDELHKQVQASLAKGAVALLGGAPDTETHAGYPASILDKVVPGMPAYDEELFGPVAAILRVADEAEAVRVANDTSFGLGGSVWSADRARGERVARQLQCGAAFVNAIVKSDVRLPFGGIKRSGFGRELAEHGIHEFMNIKSVYVG, from the coding sequence ATGCCTTACGACACCGTCAATCCCGCCACCGGCCAGGTCGAATACCGTCTCGCACTGATGGATGCCGCCGTCGTCGAGCAGCGCCTGGCCGCGTCCGCGCAGGCGTTTCCCGCCTGGGCGGCGACGCCGCTGGAGCAGCGCGGCGCGTTGCTGCGCCAGGTCGGCGCGCAGTTGCGCGCGCGCCGCGGGGACATCCAGCGGGTGATGACCGCGGAGATGGGCAAGCTGCGCAAGGAGGCGCTGGCCGAGATCGACAAGTGCGCCGATGCCTGCGACTACTACGCCGAACACGCCGCCGACTACCTGCGCGAACTGCCGATCGCCACCGACGCGCAGCGCAGCTACGTGCGCTACGAGCCGCTGGGCTGCGTGCTGGCGGTGATGCCGTGGAACTTCCCGATCTGGCAGGTGTTCCGGTTCCTGGCGCCGGCGCTGATGGCCGGCAACGTGACCCTGCTCAAGCACGCCAGCAACGTGCCGCGCTGCGCCGACGCGATCCACGCCGCGCTCGCCGCCGCCGGCGTACCTACCGGCGTGTTCGACGTGCTGCACATCGACAACGACCAGGCCGCCGAGGTGCTGCGCGATGCGCGTATCGCCGCGGTGACCCTGACCGGCAGCGAGCGCGCCGGCCGCTCGATCGCCGCCAACGCCGGCGGTCAGCTGAAGAAGTGCGTGATGGAGCTGGGCGGCAGCGACGCCTTCGTGGTGCTGGACGACGCCGACCTGGAGCTGACCGTGGCCGCGGCGGTGAAGTCGCGCTTCGACAACGCCGGGCAGACCTGCATCGCGGCCAAGCGCTTCGTGGTGGTGGAGGCGATCGCCGACGACTTCGTGCGCCGATTCGTCGCCGCCGCGGCCGAGCGCCGGCTCGGCGATCCGCAGGACGAAGCGACCACGCTGGCGCCGCTGGCGCGGCAGGACCTGCGCGACGAACTGCACAAGCAGGTGCAGGCCAGCCTCGCCAAGGGCGCGGTGGCCTTGCTCGGCGGCGCACCCGACACCGAGACCCATGCCGGCTATCCGGCCTCGATCCTGGACAAGGTGGTGCCGGGCATGCCGGCCTACGACGAGGAACTGTTCGGCCCGGTCGCCGCGATCCTGCGCGTGGCCGACGAGGCGGAGGCGGTCCGCGTGGCCAACGACACCAGCTTCGGCCTGGGCGGCAGCGTGTGGAGCGCCGACCGCGCCCGCGGCGAGCGCGTCGCCCGCCAGCTGCAGTGCGGCGCGGCCTTCGTCAACGCCATCGTCAAGAGCGACGTGCGCCTGCCGTTCGGCGGCATCAAGCGCTCAGGCTTCGGCCGCGAACTGGCCGAGCATGGGATTCATGAGTTCATGAACATCAAGTCGGTGTATGTGGGGTGA
- a CDS encoding lytic transglycosylase domain-containing protein, which produces MKGMVGFLGLAIATLSASPAGAGTLYKCIGGDGVPSYGSKRVAGASCSVVGRYVPARRTPRAAPALATASAERAPSRAVIVAATAESGAPATIISRPPAAPAPVAASVAPKTAPAPASTAAAPRRVVSGQVYSYMKDGVRHYTSARPTQVASLGTVRTIHYSFIETCYACANPGLNFGAVRLNTTAYQGEIAAAAREYGVDEAVVRAIIHAESAYNPMALSRAGAQGLMQLMPPTARRFGVGDSFDASQNIRGGVQYLAWLLKRFNGNLTLAAAGYNAGEGAVDKHGGVPPYSETQRYVQRVGVLADRYRGVLATAH; this is translated from the coding sequence ATGAAGGGGATGGTGGGGTTTCTGGGGCTGGCAATCGCCACGCTGTCGGCATCGCCGGCCGGCGCCGGCACCCTGTACAAATGCATCGGCGGCGACGGCGTGCCCAGCTACGGCAGCAAGCGCGTGGCTGGCGCCAGTTGCAGCGTGGTCGGTCGCTATGTCCCGGCCCGCCGCACCCCGCGCGCCGCGCCGGCGCTCGCCACGGCCTCCGCCGAACGCGCGCCCAGCCGCGCCGTCATCGTCGCGGCCACAGCGGAGTCCGGCGCCCCCGCCACCATCATCAGCAGGCCGCCCGCGGCCCCGGCGCCGGTCGCCGCCAGCGTGGCGCCGAAGACTGCTCCCGCGCCCGCCAGCACGGCTGCCGCGCCGCGGCGGGTGGTCAGCGGCCAGGTCTACTCCTACATGAAGGACGGCGTGCGCCACTACACCAGCGCGCGGCCGACCCAGGTCGCCAGCCTCGGCACGGTGCGCACCATCCACTACAGCTTCATCGAGACCTGCTACGCCTGCGCCAACCCCGGGCTGAACTTCGGCGCGGTGCGCCTGAACACCACCGCCTATCAGGGCGAGATCGCCGCCGCCGCGCGCGAGTACGGCGTCGACGAAGCGGTGGTGCGTGCGATCATCCATGCCGAATCGGCGTACAACCCGATGGCGCTGAGCCGCGCCGGCGCGCAGGGACTGATGCAGCTGATGCCGCCCACCGCGCGCCGCTTCGGGGTCGGCGATTCGTTCGATGCGTCGCAGAACATCCGCGGCGGCGTGCAGTACCTGGCCTGGCTGCTGAAGCGCTTCAACGGCAACCTGACCTTGGCCGCCGCCGGCTACAACGCCGGCGAGGGCGCGGTAGACAAACACGGCGGAGTGCCGCCTTATAGCGAGACGCAGCGCTACGTGCAGCGCGTCGGCGTGCTCGCCGACCGCTATCGCGGCGTGCTGGCGACGGCGCATTGA
- a CDS encoding DUF4105 domain-containing protein, with translation MPARGWPQRLLGALLGCCAALAFARAGSADPAAPPALAPASTAAPVAGPSSDDASAPAPRIGVATMQPGEVFFERFGHDAIVVVDPRSGQATSYNFGFFDPSEPDFVSRFAAGDMMYYLVALSLQDDLAQYRDAGRGVDIQWLDMEPAQARALQQALAWRARPENARYRYDYYTANCATMVRDALDRALDGALHAQLSGRSRGNTYRSESVRLASPAPWMWLGFDLGLGPFADKPLSRWEEAFVPMRLAESLGEVRNRAGRPLVQARQPLLPQRLPPEPTEQARHWWPWLLAGLLVAAAVLALTRRPRALAALALPFWLLCALGGGVLLYLWGFSDHRAAWANRNLLLLDPLCLLLVGGAIAELCGRRPGRWFGVLLWSVVALAGAALLIHWLSMLQPQFNLQWIALLLPVHAALAWAFTRRRLQR, from the coding sequence ATGCCGGCGCGCGGCTGGCCGCAGCGGCTGCTGGGCGCGCTGCTGGGCTGCTGCGCGGCGCTGGCGTTCGCGCGGGCCGGCAGTGCGGACCCGGCCGCGCCGCCCGCGCTGGCGCCCGCCTCCACCGCAGCGCCCGTTGCCGGCCCGTCCAGCGACGACGCGTCGGCGCCGGCGCCGCGGATCGGCGTGGCCACGATGCAGCCGGGCGAGGTGTTCTTCGAGCGCTTCGGCCACGATGCGATCGTGGTGGTGGATCCGCGCAGCGGCCAGGCCACCTCGTACAACTTCGGCTTCTTCGACCCCAGCGAGCCGGACTTCGTCAGCCGCTTCGCCGCCGGCGACATGATGTACTACCTGGTCGCCCTGTCCTTGCAGGACGACCTGGCGCAGTACCGCGACGCCGGCCGCGGCGTGGACATCCAGTGGCTGGACATGGAACCGGCGCAGGCGCGCGCGCTGCAACAGGCGCTGGCCTGGCGCGCGCGGCCGGAGAACGCGCGCTACCGCTACGACTACTACACCGCCAACTGCGCCACCATGGTCCGCGACGCGCTGGACCGGGCGCTGGACGGCGCGCTGCACGCGCAACTGTCCGGGCGCTCGCGCGGCAACACCTACCGCAGCGAATCGGTGCGCCTGGCCTCGCCGGCGCCGTGGATGTGGCTGGGCTTCGACCTGGGCCTGGGCCCGTTCGCCGACAAACCGTTGTCGCGCTGGGAAGAGGCGTTCGTGCCGATGCGCCTGGCCGAGAGCCTGGGCGAGGTGCGCAACCGCGCCGGACGCCCGCTGGTACAGGCACGCCAGCCGTTGCTGCCGCAGCGGCTGCCGCCGGAGCCGACGGAGCAGGCGCGGCACTGGTGGCCGTGGCTGCTGGCCGGGCTGCTGGTCGCCGCCGCCGTGCTCGCGCTGACGCGACGGCCACGCGCGCTGGCCGCGCTGGCACTGCCGTTCTGGCTGCTGTGCGCACTCGGCGGCGGCGTGCTGCTGTACCTGTGGGGCTTCAGCGACCACCGCGCGGCCTGGGCCAACCGCAACCTGCTGCTGCTCGACCCGCTGTGCCTGCTGCTGGTCGGCGGCGCCATCGCCGAACTGTGCGGGCGCCGGCCCGGACGCTGGTTCGGCGTGCTGCTGTGGTCGGTGGTGGCCCTGGCCGGCGCGGCATTGCTGATCCATTGGCTGTCGATGCTGCAGCCGCAGTTCAACCTGCAATGGATCGCCCTGCTGCTGCCGGTGCATGCGGCGCTGGCCTGGGCGTTCACGCGGCGCCGCTTGCAGCGCTGA
- a CDS encoding ABC transporter permease subunit translates to MSGAGALRGGRVLRWTVLGGGFAFLYLPILLLMVYSFNASKLATVWAGFSTKWYGELLRDRQILQAAWISLKVAFWTATASMVIGTLAALVMTRLRRFPSKNLFGALVTAPLVMPEVIIGLSIMMMLVSMGGLIGIPPKGVAAIWAAHVTFTLSFVTVVVSSRLQELDRSLEEAAMDLGANRLKVFFLITLPIIVPALVSGWLLAFTLSLDDVVIANFVAGPDSTTLPMTVFSSVRMGLKPKINALATLMVLAVSIAAFVGWWLMARSEKRRQRDIQLALQQGG, encoded by the coding sequence GTGAGCGGCGCGGGCGCGCTGCGCGGCGGGCGGGTGCTGCGCTGGACGGTGCTGGGCGGCGGCTTCGCCTTCCTGTACCTGCCGATCCTGCTGCTGATGGTGTATTCGTTCAATGCGTCGAAGCTGGCCACGGTGTGGGCCGGGTTCTCGACCAAGTGGTACGGCGAACTGCTGCGCGACCGGCAGATCCTGCAGGCGGCCTGGATCAGCCTGAAGGTGGCGTTCTGGACCGCCACCGCGTCGATGGTGATCGGCACGCTGGCCGCGCTGGTGATGACCCGCTTGCGCCGCTTCCCCAGCAAGAACCTGTTCGGCGCGCTGGTGACCGCGCCGCTGGTGATGCCGGAGGTGATCATCGGCCTGTCGATCATGATGATGCTGGTGTCGATGGGCGGGCTGATCGGCATCCCGCCCAAGGGCGTCGCCGCGATCTGGGCCGCGCACGTCACCTTCACCCTGTCCTTCGTCACCGTGGTGGTGTCCTCGCGCCTGCAGGAGCTGGACCGCTCGCTGGAGGAGGCGGCGATGGACCTGGGCGCGAACCGGCTCAAGGTGTTCTTCCTGATCACCTTGCCGATCATCGTCCCGGCGCTGGTGTCCGGCTGGCTGCTGGCCTTCACCCTGTCGCTGGACGACGTGGTGATCGCCAACTTCGTGGCCGGGCCCGATTCGACCACGCTGCCGATGACCGTGTTCTCCTCGGTGCGGATGGGCTTGAAGCCGAAGATCAACGCGCTGGCCACGCTGATGGTGCTGGCGGTGTCGATCGCCGCCTTCGTCGGCTGGTGGCTGATGGCGCGCAGCGAGAAGCGGCGCCAGCGCGATATCCAGTTGGCGCTGCAGCAGGGTGGCTGA
- the miaB gene encoding tRNA (N6-isopentenyl adenosine(37)-C2)-methylthiotransferase MiaB, which yields MTGTVLHPLPSARAPAVTTPAVRGKLYIKTHGCQMNEYDSAKMADVLAAAEGLELTDNPEEADVVLVNTCSIREKAQEKVFSQLGRWRALKENRLKAGGTPVIIGVGGCVASQEGAAIVKRAPYVDLVFGPQTLHRLPELIRARRASGKSQVDISFPEVEKFDRLPEPRAEGPSAFVSIMEGCSKYCSFCVVPYTRGEEVSRPFEDVLVEVAQLAAQGVREINLLGQNVNAYRGPYGEGEDVQYADLGLLIRAIAQIEGVGRIRFTTSHPLEFSDSLVDAYRDVPQLADYLHLPVQAGSDRILSAMKRGYTALEFKQKIRRLRAVRPDISISSDFIVGFPGETDADFDKTMKLIEDVGFDQSFSFIYSRRPGTPAADLEDDTPEAVKHARLARLQAHINAHSLQLSRAMVGSVRTVLVEGPSKKNPAELTGKTENMRSVNFPGPPRLVGQFVDVLITEALSNSLRGRVQLDATADAPAAAR from the coding sequence ATGACCGGGACCGTCCTGCATCCCCTGCCCTCCGCGCGCGCGCCAGCCGTGACCACGCCCGCGGTGCGCGGCAAGCTGTACATCAAGACCCACGGTTGCCAGATGAACGAGTACGACTCGGCCAAGATGGCCGACGTGCTCGCCGCCGCCGAGGGCCTGGAGCTGACCGACAACCCCGAAGAAGCCGACGTGGTGCTGGTCAACACCTGCTCGATCCGCGAGAAGGCGCAAGAGAAGGTGTTCAGCCAGCTCGGCCGCTGGCGCGCGCTCAAGGAGAACAGGCTCAAGGCCGGCGGCACGCCGGTGATCATCGGGGTCGGCGGCTGCGTGGCGTCGCAGGAGGGCGCGGCGATCGTCAAGCGCGCGCCGTACGTGGACCTGGTGTTCGGTCCGCAGACCCTGCACCGGCTGCCGGAACTGATCCGCGCGCGGCGCGCCTCGGGCAAGTCGCAGGTGGACATCAGCTTCCCCGAGGTCGAGAAGTTCGACCGCCTGCCGGAGCCGCGCGCCGAAGGCCCGTCGGCGTTCGTGTCGATCATGGAGGGCTGCTCCAAGTACTGCTCGTTCTGCGTGGTGCCCTACACCCGCGGCGAGGAGGTCAGCCGGCCGTTCGAGGATGTGCTGGTCGAGGTGGCGCAGCTCGCCGCGCAAGGCGTGCGCGAGATCAACCTGCTCGGGCAGAACGTCAACGCCTACCGCGGCCCCTACGGCGAGGGCGAGGACGTGCAGTACGCCGACCTCGGCCTGCTGATCCGCGCCATCGCCCAGATCGAGGGTGTCGGCCGCATCCGCTTCACCACCTCGCATCCGCTGGAGTTCAGCGATTCGCTGGTGGACGCCTACCGCGACGTGCCGCAGCTGGCCGACTACCTGCACCTGCCGGTGCAGGCCGGCAGCGACCGCATCCTCAGCGCGATGAAGCGCGGCTACACCGCGCTGGAGTTCAAGCAGAAGATCCGCAGGCTGCGCGCGGTGCGCCCGGACATCTCGATCAGTTCGGACTTCATCGTCGGCTTTCCCGGCGAGACCGACGCCGACTTCGACAAGACCATGAAACTGATCGAGGACGTGGGCTTCGACCAGAGCTTCTCCTTCATCTACTCGCGCCGCCCCGGCACGCCCGCCGCCGACCTGGAAGACGACACCCCCGAGGCGGTCAAGCATGCACGGCTGGCGCGGCTGCAAGCGCACATCAACGCGCATTCGCTGCAGCTCTCGCGCGCCATGGTCGGCAGCGTGCGGACGGTCCTAGTCGAAGGCCCGTCGAAGAAGAACCCGGCCGAGCTCACCGGCAAGACCGAGAACATGCGCTCGGTGAACTTCCCCGGGCCGCCGCGCCTGGTCGGCCAGTTCGTCGACGTGCTGATCACCGAGGCGCTGAGCAACTCGCTGCGCGGCCGCGTGCAGCTGGACGCGACAGCCGACGCGCCGGCGGCGGCGCGCTAG
- the ybeY gene encoding rRNA maturation RNase YbeY — protein MTKGPVHLDVGVSYALPRAGLPAAASFRKWVAAALNGRIREADLAIRLVDAKEGRALNHHYRGKDYATNVLSFPAELPEGLPKGIKLPLLGDLVICAPVVAREAAEQDKPLNAHYAHLTVHGVLHLLGWDHEDDKEADAMEQLEREILADLGVDDPYAGER, from the coding sequence ATGACCAAAGGCCCGGTCCACCTCGACGTCGGCGTCAGCTACGCCCTGCCCCGTGCCGGGCTGCCGGCGGCGGCGAGCTTCCGCAAATGGGTGGCTGCGGCGCTGAACGGCCGCATCCGCGAAGCCGACCTGGCGATCCGCCTGGTCGACGCCAAGGAAGGCCGCGCACTGAACCACCACTACCGCGGCAAAGACTACGCCACCAACGTGCTCAGCTTCCCGGCCGAGTTGCCCGAGGGCCTGCCCAAGGGGATCAAGCTGCCGTTGCTCGGCGACCTGGTGATCTGCGCGCCGGTGGTGGCGCGCGAGGCGGCCGAACAGGACAAGCCGCTCAACGCCCACTATGCGCACCTGACTGTGCACGGCGTGCTGCACCTGCTCGGCTGGGACCACGAGGACGACAAGGAAGCCGATGCGATGGAACAGCTGGAGCGCGAGATCCTGGCCGACCTGGGGGTGGACGACCCCTACGCCGGGGAACGCTGA
- a CDS encoding PhoH family protein: MTVPAQRDFTLDPADTERLANLAGPFDAHLRQIELKLGVEIANRGNVFRVTGPASAAAAAETLLRALYDEAAGTVFDSHAIHLRLNDANVAHVAERAYAPQEVAIKVKRGTVRGRGANQARYLHSIATHDINFGIGPAGTGKTFLAVASAVEALNESRVQRLILVRPAVEAGEKLGFLPGDLSQKVDPYLRPLYDALYEMLGVEKVVKLLEKNVIEIAPLAYMRGRTLNDAYVILDEAQNTTIEQMKMFLTRLGFGSTAVVTGDLTQIDLPKHVKSGLRDAIEVLHEVEGVSFTFFEARDVVRHPLVARIVTAYEKRDIADKSTGPAP, from the coding sequence ATGACCGTCCCCGCGCAACGCGACTTCACCCTCGATCCCGCCGACACCGAGCGGCTGGCCAACCTGGCCGGTCCGTTCGACGCGCACCTGCGCCAGATCGAACTCAAGCTCGGCGTGGAGATCGCCAACCGCGGCAACGTGTTCCGCGTCACCGGCCCGGCCAGCGCCGCCGCCGCCGCCGAAACCCTGCTGCGCGCGCTCTACGACGAGGCCGCCGGCACCGTCTTCGACAGCCACGCCATCCACCTGCGCCTGAACGACGCCAACGTCGCGCACGTGGCAGAACGCGCCTACGCCCCGCAGGAGGTCGCGATCAAGGTCAAGCGCGGCACCGTGCGCGGGCGCGGCGCCAACCAGGCCAGGTACCTGCATTCGATCGCCACCCACGACATCAACTTCGGCATCGGCCCGGCCGGCACCGGCAAGACCTTCCTGGCCGTGGCCAGCGCGGTGGAGGCGCTGAACGAATCGCGGGTGCAGCGCCTGATCCTGGTGCGCCCAGCGGTGGAGGCCGGCGAGAAGCTGGGCTTCCTGCCCGGCGACCTCAGCCAGAAGGTCGACCCCTACCTGCGCCCGCTGTACGACGCGCTCTACGAGATGCTGGGCGTGGAAAAGGTGGTCAAGCTGCTGGAGAAGAACGTCATCGAGATCGCGCCGCTGGCCTACATGCGCGGACGCACCCTCAACGACGCCTATGTGATCCTGGACGAGGCGCAGAACACCACCATCGAGCAGATGAAGATGTTCCTGACCCGGCTGGGCTTCGGCTCCACCGCCGTGGTCACCGGCGACCTCACCCAGATCGACCTGCCCAAGCACGTCAAGTCCGGCCTGCGCGACGCGATCGAGGTGCTGCACGAGGTCGAGGGCGTCAGCTTCACCTTCTTCGAGGCGCGCGACGTGGTGCGGCACCCGCTGGTGGCGCGCATCGTCACCGCCTACGAAAAGCGCGACATCGCCGACAAGTCGACCGGGCCGGCGCCGTGA
- a CDS encoding helix-turn-helix domain-containing protein, translated as MVAALMSGQVRTASELALDGAVAPSTASRHLAQLREAGLVRVARQGRHRYFHLAGAEVALKSLMGLAPPSPAGPADPALRRARRPLRRPRLDWSERCGHVAGALVAAFRTRARSPSARAASACSPNWTSAPPPARRLSRPAARGRAASCSAPR; from the coding sequence ATGGTGGCCGCGCTGATGAGCGGCCAGGTGCGCACCGCCAGCGAACTGGCGCTGGACGGCGCGGTCGCACCGTCCACGGCGAGCCGGCACCTGGCGCAGCTGCGGGAGGCCGGCTTGGTCCGGGTGGCGCGGCAGGGGCGCCACCGCTATTTCCACCTGGCGGGCGCCGAGGTCGCGCTCAAGTCGCTGATGGGGCTGGCGCCGCCGTCGCCGGCCGGCCCGGCCGATCCGGCGCTGCGCCGGGCACGCAGGCCGCTGCGCCGGCCGCGCCTGGACTGGAGCGAGCGCTGCGGCCATGTCGCCGGCGCGCTGGTGGCAGCATTCCGAACTCGCGCGCGCTCGCCATCGGCGCGCGCGGCGAGCGCTTGCTCACCGAACTGGACTAGCGCGCCGCCGCCGGCGCGTCGGCTGTCGCGTCCAGCTGCACGCGGCCGCGCAGCGAGTTGCTCAGCGCCTCGGTGA
- a CDS encoding HlyC/CorC family transporter, giving the protein MSEDDASSTPSETHEKRRGWLERLSSVFSGDPHTRDDLVEVLRDARHDGLIAADTLRMMEGALSVSELTVGDVMISRSQMVSLPVESRFLDLMKQVVESGHSRFPVHGENKDDILGILLAKDLLRGVVADHGPGTVRELLRPAVLIPESKKLNVLLKEFRLSRNHMAIVVDEYGGVAGLVTIEDVLEQIVGEIDDEHDDAEDEASLIAAQADGQYVVDALTPIEDFNERFGADFSDDDYDTVGGLVTEAIGHLPETGEELTLGRFAFRVARADARRVQAFHVTILPHDPQEDA; this is encoded by the coding sequence ATGTCAGAAGACGACGCTAGTAGCACCCCTTCGGAAACCCACGAAAAACGCCGCGGCTGGCTGGAACGTCTCAGCTCGGTCTTCTCCGGCGACCCGCACACCCGCGACGACCTGGTCGAGGTGCTGCGCGACGCCCGGCACGACGGGCTGATCGCCGCCGACACCCTGCGCATGATGGAAGGCGCACTGTCGGTGTCCGAACTCACCGTCGGCGACGTGATGATCTCGCGCTCGCAGATGGTGTCGCTGCCGGTGGAATCGCGTTTCCTCGACCTGATGAAGCAGGTGGTCGAATCCGGCCACTCGCGCTTCCCGGTGCATGGCGAGAACAAGGACGACATCCTCGGCATCCTGCTGGCCAAGGACCTGCTGCGCGGCGTGGTCGCCGACCACGGCCCCGGCACGGTGCGCGAACTGCTGCGCCCGGCGGTGCTGATTCCCGAGTCGAAGAAGCTCAACGTATTGCTCAAGGAGTTCCGGCTCTCGCGCAACCACATGGCGATCGTGGTCGACGAGTACGGCGGCGTCGCCGGCCTGGTGACCATCGAGGACGTGCTGGAACAGATCGTCGGCGAGATCGACGACGAGCACGACGACGCCGAGGACGAAGCCTCGCTGATCGCCGCGCAGGCCGACGGCCAGTACGTGGTCGACGCGCTGACCCCGATCGAGGATTTCAACGAACGCTTCGGCGCCGATTTCTCCGACGACGACTACGACACCGTCGGCGGCCTGGTCACCGAGGCCATCGGCCACCTGCCGGAAACCGGCGAGGAACTGACCCTGGGGCGGTTCGCGTTCCGCGTGGCGCGCGCCGACGCGCGCCGGGTGCAGGCTTTTCACGTCACCATCCTACCGCACGACCCGCAGGAAGACGCTTGA